CTACAAGGAAGGTAAGAAGTTGGCTTCTCAGTCGTTTATCAACTGGATTGGTGAAGAAAAGTACAACCAATTAGCCAAGTTCATCTTGCGCTATCTTTCTGAGTTGGATCTCCCAATCAGAAGAGGAACATTCATTGAGTTCAGAAACGGTATGATCAACGTTTCTCctgttggaagaaatgcTTCGACTCAAGAGAGAAACGATTACGAAAAGTTCGACAAGGAGCACAACATCAGAACTGATATGGTAGctgctttgaagaaggaattCTCTGACTTAGCTCTGACTTATTCTATCGGTGGACAGATCTCCTTCGATGTCTTTCCAACCGGTTGGGACAAAACTTACTGTCTACAACATGTCCAGGATGAAGGTTTTGAAACCATTCACTTCTTTGGTGATAAGGCCTATAAAGGAGGAAACGACTGGGAGATTTACTCTGATGAGAGAACCATTGGACACTCAGTTTCCTCCCCTGAAGATACTATCCGTATCTTAAAGGAGCTCTTTTCCCTGTAATCAAGGTTAAGCATATATAGAATTGTTTAAATCATGATAGTAGTCTTACGTAGGCCAAAACCAAAGCAAACGTACCAGTGCACACACCTATCAACCACTGTAGGACTTGTGTCTTTGTAGAGTCAATTTGCACCTTCATGTTAGCTATTTCTTGGTCAATTCTGGTATCcgtttctttgattttaaGGTCGTGAATTGAGCTTTCTTCTCGtattcttcctctttcaagattcaAGTCGAGTCTGACAGAAGACAGACTCTtgttgacttcttctttcaatctttgTTTAACCTTTTCAAGGTCATTACGTAGTTTCTCATGTTGAGTTCTTATGTTGTTAAATTCTGACCTATCGATCAGTTGTAATTCACCCTTCAGCTTAGCAAAGTCAACTTTTTGCTGGTATGACTGACGCGAGAGTACTTCTTTGGTAATTAAATTGGAAGCGTATAAGTCAATTCCATCGTTAATGGCCTTGCTGAAGACGTTTACAGCGGCTTCACTCTGTTCTTTGCTGAACCCATTCTCCTGAAGCTGTGTAACAAACTTTAGAGAGTCAAAATGAGTGTGGTTGTTTCTAATATAACTTGTCCGACCAACAGCACCAGAGGCAAATGGTCGCAATCTCAAACCAGTTCTGGTTAAAAACATGTAAGCCTTTGAGATAGTACTAAGGAGCAATCGAAGTGAACCGAGACGATCCCTATGTCTGGACTACCATCTATTAACATCAGCAATTTGGTCACTCCTACCGCGATTTCTCCCTTGTAGCTAGAAGGGAGAAATTTATTCTTTAGTATCAATTGTCTCTCCACTTGGTTCCAAAGACATCACTCGTAACGACAAAAGATGAGCCACCTCTGCAGTGTTGGTGCTCGCTCTTTGTTAAGACAATCATCCAGAAGTATCCATCAGAGTCGTCTTTTATTGAATGCTCTCCCAGGTAAGAATGATCCAACTGCCAACGATAAGCCAGCAGGGAGGAGATCACTTAATGACCAATTGTTTCAGGGAAAGGAGAAAAGCTTCAACTTTGAGGGGGATAAGATGCCAAAGGAGAGTCAATCCGAAATTGAGAGGAAATACGCCTTTtatgaaagattgaaggCGATTCTGTTAGGGCTAGGTGCCGTTGGAGGTCTAATGGGTGGCTTCTACGTGTGGTCCAAATGGAATATCATCAAGTTTAAAATATTTAATGAGCAtgatctttccaagtttgatgaaatcTACGAAGATatactgaaaaagaaacagaagagaGCAGAAGATGAGAAATTAGAAGTCTCTACGGTGACCAATCCTAATGATAGCTTTGTTCCTGGACTTTACGTATGTGGTGACAACAAAGGAGGTACAGTGTCTGATTCTGGTAGAAAGCAGCAACTGGTTTTAAAGCGTCTTGCGTTTTTTGATGGAATGCTACTTCGTGATGTTATTTTGAACGGCCCGGTTGGTTTAGCCATTACTGAGAAGGGTGATGTTTATGAATGGGGCTCTGGATTTAACGGAAAGCAAGGAAAGCCAGAACTTGTGttaaaagatgaaaatgtTGTCAAAGTTCAAGTTAGTAAGAACATGGTGTACGCGTTGAACGGTCGAGGTGAAGTGTTATATTTCCCCGCCTCTGTAGCGGATAAGCGTAGATTTGTCGGGGATAAAGGAAGGAAGTATTTGGGTCTAAAATCTTATGACAAGAAATATAGAAAACTGACAGATTTTTCAGTGAAAGATATAGCTTGTGGAATAGATCATATTGTGATCTTGTCTCAAGATGGTCAAGTTTTCACAAGTGCAACCGGAACAGTACGAGATACGAACAAATCATACGGGCAATACGGTATTCCTACGCTGACGCAATTTGATGAACCTCCAGCTCCTCATGAGATTCATGATGTTGTCCTACTGAATAAGTATAAAACTGATGAGAGAGACGGAAATCCAGTCatcaaaaagagaaagataACTAAAATTGCTGCAGGAGATTATCACACATTGGCATTGGACGATCTTGGTTACGTATGGTCTTTTGGTAAGAACACTCATGGTGAGCTGGCTAAACATGTTTCCTATGAAACAGAGATTGTTCCAGTCCCTAAGAGAATTGAATTGATACAAAATCATTTTGCCAAGAACGAGTTTCCTCAATGTATTGACATAGCAGCAGGAGGTCAAACTTCGTATGCTACTTTTGTTACAAGTGACATGTAcaaattgtttgaaaaaaccATTCAAGAGGGAAATAATGTCGATTTAGCTAAATTGTCTCAAGATCAGAGAGACTCAGTGTCATACTTTGCATGGGGTCATGGGCTGAAAGGTCAGTTAGGTACTGGAAGATATGTACATTCTGAGGCAGAGCCTAGGAAGATCAAA
This window of the Komagataella phaffii GS115 chromosome 2, complete sequence genome carries:
- a CDS encoding Phosphomannomutase, involved in synthesis of GDP-mannose and dolichol-phosphate-mannose produces the protein MSFSNKEDPKTLVLFDVDGTLTPARLTVSDEMRQTLKDLRKKVVIGFVGGSDLSKQVEQLGDTVLQDFDYCFSENGLTAYKEGKKLASQSFINWIGEEKYNQLAKFILRYLSELDLPIRRGTFIEFRNGMINVSPVGRNASTQERNDYEKFDKEHNIRTDMVAALKKEFSDLALTYSIGGQISFDVFPTGWDKTYCLQHVQDEGFETIHFFGDKAYKGGNDWEIYSDERTIGHSVSSPEDTIRILKELFSL